The Apium graveolens cultivar Ventura chromosome 3, ASM990537v1, whole genome shotgun sequence sequence aagaaatacttgtctattacatagagatgtgtacattgaattagaatctaaaggtcgttacgtgctacagccgtgggccgttggagactgattcaattgtacgaaatattgggttagacttgacttagaatattgagtttgtcgtgctacagccgtgactcaattattcaagaggctaaaattatattagggaataacataagatataattgacaagagttgtctgcctgttgaacatcacatgacgtttcgtgctacagccgaggctgtgtaatggaatgtaggatccctattcccactagcattatgaatgcctaattttcacttagggggtgtataaattagataaactagtgggagccacttatgaataaagacccgattcatatagtgttttgaaataaaattgaatatttgctaggtgttgttatgtgtttatcatttacagatttactatattcgttatgtcttctgcactatcactccggagtatactagatgctcacaagttgactggtcctaattttgctgactggcttcgaaacttgagaattgttctcagggtggagaagctagaatatgtgcttgactcacctaagcctactgaacctgctagcgatgcacataatgatgaacatgttatatattgtaagtggatagatgatgcaaatgttgctcaatgcatcatgctatctttcatgaacattgagctacagaagcagcatgagcatatggatgctcacactatccttatgcatctacaagagttatatgatgtggcagggaggacagctcgatatgagatatcgaaggagttgttcggttgtaggatgtctgagggatcatccgtgaatgaccatgtacttaagatgatcaatttgattgaacatcttggacaacttggttttgccatggatggggagctgagccaagacttggtcttgcaatcacttccgggttcgttttcgcagtttgttgtgaactttcacatgaataagctggatgtcagcctggctgaactccacaacatgttgaagactgcggaatcgaatttcccccctaagaagagctctgttcttctaattggtgaaggttccaatcctaagaaaaggaagaagaacccttccaagaagaagaaagtaggtgagaaaaagcatgttccaccaaaagctgaagaccccaagagcaaagctgtttgctttcactgtaacaaggtggggtactggaagaggaactacaaggtttaccttgcagaattgaagaagaagaagggtagtgagactaccacttctgcttcaggtatattcatgattgaagtgaatatgtcattaaatcaaatttctacttgggtattagataccgcctgtggttctcatatttgcaattcattgcagggactaaggagaagtaggactcttgaggaagaggaggtgattctacggatgggaaatggagcaagagttgttgttgaagctgtaggatcatttcatttacatatgcctacgagcaagactattgttttaaataattgttattttgttccttcaattgtgaggaatattatttctattcccatgttagacttagatggattttcgtttgttattcagaataataaatgttcaattcttagagataacgttctttatgaaagtggtattttaaataatggtttatatgtatgtgacgtagagcatgatttactacaaatttaacatactaataaaagaaaaaaggatgatgaaaatatcactttttttgtggcactgcagacttggtcatattagtgaaaatagactgcggacattgcataaggaagggttacttgacccatttgattttgaatcatatcctacatgcgagtcttgtctattgggtaaaatgaccaaatctccatttagtggacatggagagagggctgcagatttgctaggattggtacacacagatgtatgtggaccaatttctacgcaagccatgggtggattttcatacttcattactttcatagatgatcgatctagattcggagatatgtatttgatgaaacacaactctgaagcctttgaaaagttcaaagaatataagcatgaagtggagaaataaaccaaacatagtattataactcttcgatcagatcgaggtggtgaatacttgaatggagagtttctagattatctcaaagaaaatggtatagtctcccagtggactcctccatatactccacagttgaatggggtatctgaaaggagaaatcgaactttgttagacatggttcggtccatgatgagctatgcgaatcttccagtattcctgtggggttatgcattggaaacctcagcatatttactgaataaggtgccttccaaatctgtccctaaaactccatatgagatatggaaagaaaggaaaccgagtcttaaacatgttaagatttggggatgtccagcttatgtcaagaaagttgacccagataagctggaatctcgatccataaaatgtagtttatgggatatcctaaagagactttagggtattacttttacactgatcatagggtgtttgtctccagacatgctaccttcttggaaaagcagtttatccttgaaggaaacagtgggagcgaaattgaacttgatgaagttcaagaagcacaaactactacgaatcaagtggaaacacctgttcagactgaacaaccttctgtggtACAGCCCATTTGTAGGTCAGGGAGaatgtctcgccaacctgagaggtattatggccttgtcattgagaatcacaatgagttgtcaatcattgatgatgacgaccctatgacctataattaggctatgagtagtgttaactcagagaaatggcaaagtgccatgaaatccgaaatggaatctatgtataccaaccaagtacggactttggttgaagcacctgagggtgtgaagcctattgagtgcaaatgggtatacaaaagaaagattggaacagatggccaggtggagacctataaggccaggctcgtggcaaaaggattcagacaaagataagggattgactttgatgaaactttttcgcctgtagccctattaaaatcaattcggattttgcttgcgattgctgcttactacgactatgagatctggcaaatggacgtgaaaacggccttcctcaatgggaaacttgaagaggaagtgtatatgacacagccagagggttttctttctaagagaaatgaacacctagtgtgtaagctgctgcgaaccatatatggtttaaagcaagcttctcgtagatggaacatccgatttgatgagacaatcaaagagtttggttttatcaaaaacatagatgaaccatgtgtctacaagaaggttagtgggagcgcggtaatatttcttgtattgtatgtggatgacatacttcttataggaaatgatataccgatgctgcaattagtcaaagtgtggctatcgaagaaccactatgaaggacttgggagaagcatcctacattctcggtatgaagatctatagagatagatctagaagaatgataggtcttacccagggtacatacatccagaaagtgcttaaaaggtttagcatggaaaattccaaaagaggtctcataccgatgagccatggagtgtccctttccgaaaatatgtctcctaagacaccggaggaaagagagcgtatgagtaagattccttaagcttcagcaataggatctatcatgtacgcgatgttatgtactaggtctgatgttgcttattcaatcagtgtgacgagcagatatcagtccaatccaggtgaagaccactggaaagcagtgaagaacatccttaagtacttgcgaaggactaaggatatttttcttgtttttggtggcggatctgagttgaaaatagagggttatactgactctagttttcaatcagaaagtgatgatagcaaatccatgtcaaggtacgtgtttactctgaatggtggtgcgattagttggaagagttccaaacagtctacaacggctgactccacagcggaagcagaatatatagctgcaagtgaggctgtaaaagaagccgtttggatgaggaaatttttttctgagttgggagttgttcctagcattgaggagcctattgtgttgtattgtgataacaacacagcaagagcacaagccaaagaacctaggtctcataaaaattccaaacatgttttgcgacgcttttatttgattagggaaatcattgaaagaggggatgtcaagattgagagagttaacacacataacaacgtagcagacccactcacaaagtcattgtctcagattcactttgatcgtcataaagagaagatgggtattagataccagggtgattggctttagttcaagtgggagattgaaagtgtttgtcctaaatccaatcatgtatgatgagttaggaagaactttcttgtattctatttgatttcattttgaattaataaaagacttgttatatttttatgggctttatctatttaaagtgtattaaataagatgttccatagttcagagtaaagcttctagaattataatgagattataatagtgagatctagaagatgacaactctggacttaaacagttcctgatcataggataactaatcggatgttagtggatccgcaaagatcggtacatactatgcttgctcccttcaggagcatgtctgttctcataggcatttgtgtggtgacactatagctagtatgtaggtgcttattagggaataagttcactgaacatgactcgataagttgaacaactaatggagattactcacgtgtcaatagttattcactgagtgatagttgtacaagtgtccttagacttgagatcgttaaaggtatcttatatataatgaactgtgctttagtttagtccttagtctcaaggacatccattaggtctattctgggcatagggatttgtgtatagagatagttaacgtcgatagaggatctaccccttccagtataggaagagaatatcctatgttattcttagtatgcgagttctggaatctctggccagagtgtatgaaattagaaaggagtttctaatttgcattaatatgaactttgcattatgaataagaaatcatatgattaaatttgataggcctgacacgagatccatgccttgtatttattcgggatattataagggtagaaggaattcattgtacggtaactagtcacttacaggttcttgatattctaagcagtaaattcatattatccggatagtcgcgatatgttgagaagcatcactcacgatgtagaataaatataattaatcagttaattatatttagtgaattttagtattcatgtaaataattaataaaagtttattattatttatttctactaccggcataatattgaacctacagggtcacaccacaaaagaatattttctttgatgaaataatgagagagagaattattttctaaatagttaagaaaaagaaataatgattaaaatagttttaattattattaaagcattttatgaagataaaatgtgggggttaatatatataaagatatattataaaactctaggagagccctataaatagaatgagatggctcattctattaacacaattttggttttgtgaaaactcTAGCCTCCATcatcttcctctctctctctctcccaaaaactccattttataaaagctcggttatataaaaggttcatcgaagaggatcgttcttggtggataccggtagagtgcttcacacattgaggagcaactgctagcactccaattttataaagcttcgattcatgAGGTATGATtttgattcctcagtttttcccttttatacgtttttctatatgtgtggtatatggtttttacagaataaatattatttcacgcttccgctcatccgtaaattccttcacgAACTCTAGCCGAACACAAGTCGAACAACAGTTCGTTCGTTAAGCTTAACATACCAAAAAATTGGGTCGAACTCGAGTTCGGTAGGCTGTCGAACCGAGCTTATCGAGCTCAAACTCGAACGAACTCGAGCGAGCTTAACGACCAGCTCGGTTCGTTTACAAGCTTACGTTTTGGTAACCATGTTAACTTTTATTTCTATAGATAAATGAGTTCCTAAGATTATCCATTCAGAGATCAAAACAATCACACAAGCAATCAACTGTCGTTGTTGAACAATGCATCTAATAAATTTTACAACCCATGCTCAAAAGTTGAGATTATAATGTACAAATATAAAAAGGATGCAGCATCAcctaatatatttttaataaaactAAGCTCAATGCAGAATGTATACCTCATATTATAACACTTttttatcattttaaaatatAAGATCAAGCTTGCAAGTTTTTGAGCCTCTACGAAGCTTTACAAGTTCCTTCCGGATCTTTGCATATTTCGGCACATCAATTGATATCCTTCTCAAAGATCTCCCGTACTCTAGCAAGTATTTAAGAAGTAATAACTCCTCGTTATTTCCTAGGATTTCTCTaatttctattattttaagatgTGAGAATAAGCATTCTGGAACTAGTTCCGAAGGACTCCACGAAAAGGAGCTTCCGGAGGAAGACATACCAACAAGTCCCTAAGAACAAAAGAAGGAAAAGTTTCGAATTATACAATTagaatatttttagaaaattcaTCAATCTAATTTTAACAACTCACGTTTGGAAATACAAGACTTTGAAGGTTTGGTGATCTCGCAAGTATGTGCCGCAGTAACGTCCAACAAGACGGTGTATCAAAAAGAAGCTCCAACACAGTCAAGTTATGGAATGTAGGGAAACAATATACAGATGCATGAGTGAGGACCTATATAATAAAAAGGTAAAACAGAAAGTCATATAAATCCGCAGGAAATATGAACGATAGTTCGTACTATTTAAAATTTAGATACGAGACTAACTCTCAGAGTATTTTCGGATAATGTCAGATACTTGACATGATAGATTTTGTTGAGAAGCCCAAACATGATATCACTGTATGCTCTGCTTTCCATAGAGCGTTCTAATCTCAGCGCAACGTCAACTGAAGCAGTTGTGAGAAACATCAATTGTTCCTTTATCGATATATCTTCGGATATAAATTCTCCAATATTGAGAGTCTGTAGAGCTGGTGTATCGATCGAAACCTTAGGCTTGACTTTTTCAACATGAACAAGTGAAGGAAGTGGCTATTCTTTTTCGTTACTCCGCTGCGCTCGAATAAGCTCTTTGCACAAGAAAGGGATATGAGATAGATACCATCAATCGGTAAAAAAAAATAGAGTCACTTACTGGTATCCCTGTCATTCTTGAGAAGATGCTTAAATCAAGGCCTTTCTAAAAAAGAAAGAGGTCATCCGTGAATCTAATGTCAAATTCTTCAACATAGATCCACATATACTTGAGCAACAGCCGGTAATCCATTTGCAGCTCTCAATAACCAAATCTTCGAGCAAAGGACAATTCAACAAAAGCTTCTCAACCGACTCAAAGCTCGAAAACTTAacaaaaataaattcaagaagCTTAAGCCTTGAAAACCCAATATTCTCTGGCACATCAACCAAAATCTTGCAATTCAGTCGTAAAATTTCAACACTTGCACACATGTAAATATCTCGCCCCAACTCATAAAACTCTTTAAACTTGAAATTAAGGGAGTGTATTCAATTGGGATTTtgaaagatttttatggattttagaaatcatggggtattcaatttggattttaaataaGGGGGCCGGTCTACAACAAACGTTTGTTGTAGACCGGTTGACAACAAACATAATTGTAACCGTTGGATGGAGAAATAGAAGGCTGAGATCACAGTGGACCGCTGAAATTTTCTGCGGTCCATAGAAATTACTAATATATCCCTAGCCACGGGCCGCGGAAAATTTTCGCAGTTGGTGTCATTTTTTTTTGCCTAATCCCTAGCAAACACAGACTCTTAACAATATACAAACACAAACACAGCCGCACATCACACAGCAGCCGCAGAAGATTCCAGCAGAAGCAGCAGAAGCAGCAGAAGCATCAAGCAAGAACCCGGCAATCCAAAAGCTTAAATCATTCACCTTTTTCGTCATTAAGGTATATATTCGATTCTTTTTTGTTATTTACAGTTTTATTGATATAAATTTATGTATTTTTCTTGTTCTATATCTGATTTTGTTTATGTAATTCAAATTTTTAGGGTTAATTTATGTATGAATCTTTGTAATGAATTAACATATGAATCGTACTATGATTAAATTCGAATTTTTAGAATTTCTAAGGTTCATAATTTGGAATTTATTTAATTCGATTTTTAGGATAAATTAGtgttaatttagaattaatttagtatattaaattcgaattttaATGTTAATTCGTATTTACAATTTCCATTCGAAATTTTAATAATcgaatttattattttaattcgaatttgcatttttaatttgaatttttaatatCCTTGTGGAATTAAAATTAGtgttaatttagaattaatttattgtattaaattcgaatttttatttttaattcaaatattaGTGTTAATTCAAATATTTTGGAATAAATTTAGGATATTTTGGAATAAATTTCGAATAAATTTAGGATAAATTCGTGATAATTTATGAATAAATTTAGAATTATTCGTGATATTTTTAGTGCTAAATAGTAAAATCCATTTTTTAGGATAATATTTAGGATAATGCGAATTATTAAcccttattttatttataaatcgAATTTTAGTGTTACAATACAATTTTAGTGATAATTCGAATATGTAGGATTAATTTTATTTTAGGATTATTCGTGATAATTTTAGTGTTAAATAGTAAATTCGAAATTTTAGGATAATTTGTAGGATGAATCGAATTATTAACCCACCCTTAATTTATTTATACTTcgaattttaatttaatttatatataattcGAATTTGTAATGATAAATTTAGTGTTAAATTCGAGTTATGTTAGTGTAAAAGTATGGATGCAATTAACATATAATTTTGTTGCAAATAATGGGTAGTTATTTCGAATGTATTGTGAACTTGGTGTTTATATATGTGGTGATTGTTTTTATTGTGTACTTTGTGATGTTTTTATTGTGGTGATTAATGAATTTTGTTGGCAATATTTTCAGGTATGGATAATTTTGATGATTTCGGAAATATGTTGCCGGGTCCTAACGCGCATAATATTATTTGGGATAATCGGTATCACGTCAGTGAGGATGTTTGGGATGGTGCAGGGAGAGATGAATTGCAGAGCTATTCGGGGAACAAGTCATTGCACTTGTGGAAGTTAAGGAGACCACAGCGGGAATTGCTACACATGCTTGGGTTTGGGATTTTTGCAGACCCTGCTGTTGTCTTGGCTACTGACACTCGGTTGATATCTGCTTTGGTGGAGCGTTGGAGACCTGAGACCAACACTTTCTTCACGAGGCAAGGGGAGATGACTGTTATATTGGAGGATGTAGGGTTTATTTTAGGGGTGCCAGTTCAGGGGGATGCGCTGACTTGTGGGGTGGTAGAGAACAAGGCGGCGTATTTTGCTAATAATTGGTTTGAGCCTTTGACTGAGGAGGAGGTGAAGGAGGCTTTGTATCGGAATAACATCAAGCTGGGGTGGTTGTTTGAGAGATATGGTGCACAGAAGCCTGAGAAGCACAATATGCCACGGTTGTACATACCAAGGCGTATCTGCTATTCATTATGGGTTGTATCCTCTTCCCCAGCATCAACCGCTCTTTTGTTCATGTTCGGTATATGCACCCATTGATTAATATGCGGGAGATTCCTTATTATGCTTGGGGTGCAGCTGTGTTAGCTCATATATACCGGGGTTTGGAGATTGCTGCAAGGAAGGGCAGCAAGAGCATTGCTTGTTGTGTCTGGGTGTTACAGGTTTGGTCTTACGAGAGATTTCCTCGTATTGGCGTGCCTTTACGATCTCCCGGTCAAGAGGATTATCCGGTTGCTGAGGGATGGGCCTATGCTAGTGATACTCATGTCGGGGTTTCGAAGAAGCGCAGGATGTCAGGCCCTCACCACAGCTTACCGTTCTATAGGGGTGAGTTTGATGGTGTTGCTGGTGATGAGGTGGTAAGGAGGCCGTATGCTAGGTTCGAGGATGTTATGGACAACGAGATAATACAGGCACAGTTAGCTGGGTGCGGTCGAGTTCCCCTTGTATGTTACGACGTGGTCGAGTGGCAGCATCCGGACAGGGTGTCGAGACAGTTTGGTTCTAGTCCCCAGATTCCACGGGCACCGGTGAACATGGTTGGTTACAGGGGGGGCTAAGGATGCCACGTTTACAGAGGAGGATTGGCCGGTGCGGTGGTTTATTGATATTGGCAAATGGGCCAGGTTCTGTTCAGATTTGGATGGCCTTATTGATGACTCGGTAGACATAGCTTCGGAGGCTGATTACATGGCGTGGTATGCTGATATATCTCGTATGCGCATAGGGAAGCCCGATCCACAGCCTCAGCAGCAGTACAAGACGAGGGAGTTGTATGATAGCCTCAAGGGCTATGAAGTTGTAAGTGTTTTACAAATATGCATATTTCACATTACACCCCCACACACTACAAAATTTGCATTCACACGTATTTCATCTTGATGATATGATATCCTTGTGGAATTAATGAAAAAATGTTTGCTTGTTTTTGTTTGTAGATGGTTGCCGGGCTTAATATGTTGAAGCAGCTGGATGCTAGGGTTCCTCCTGAGTTTGTGGAGGAGTTTGAGAGGATTTCTGCTACCTTCCTCACACCATTCTCTCGGTTGATGAAGAAGATCAAAGGACCCGCCTACAGACCTCCCACATTTCAGAACATAAAATCAGATTTCATTGCACCTTTGGCTGACGACTTTGACATTCCAGCCATTCCTGCCCAGGATGTCGTTGACATGACACAGCCATCCCAGCATGTGTCTCAGCCACCCCAGGCTATTGCCTCATCTAGTAGGCCCGCGAAGCTTGCATCCCGCAGGATGAAAGAGGAGAAGTGGAGTATCATTAAGAGTCTCAGCATGACAAAGAAGAATGCTATATATTCAGATTGGGGATGGGGCTTTGGGATGGCGCCGAGGAATCCCGGTGGTCTTAGTGTTCAGGACTATCACGTCCATGCATCAGCTATGCAGAGTTTGGCTCCAGGAACATGGGTTGATGACAGGATCATATACACTTATATGGTATTGTTCGTTGTCTAATATATTTTAGTTTTTGCATTTATTTTACTTGTTGCATTAATTTTACTTGTTGTATTTATTTTACTTGTTGCATTCATATATACTTGCAGGGATTGCTAAGGACTCGGGAGGAGGAGATTCACACTGGAGGTATATGGGAGAGGAAACCCGTCTATTATTTCATGGATCCCTACTT is a genomic window containing:
- the LOC141710825 gene encoding F-box/LRR-repeat protein At4g14096-like, whose product is MFLTTASVDVALRLERSMESRAYSDIMFGLLNKIYHVKYLTLSENTLRVLTHASVYCFPTFHNLTVLELLFDTPSCWTLLRHILARSPNLQSLVFPNGLVGMSSSGSSFSWSPSELVPECLFSHLKIIEIREILGNNEELLLLKYLLEYGRSLRRISIDVPKYAKIRKELVKLRRGSKTCKLDLIF